One stretch of Dissulfurimicrobium hydrothermale DNA includes these proteins:
- a CDS encoding DUF5752 family protein → MPTKNEPFRIMDCALVGISTGYKAQNLRELRDCLSKAPKNSIYNHFWGRFLQPHFDEPEYNNDFAAWIYRGLHVKALAEKLSVIDPTDYSDIEALRQELLEVIDEYLDESEYVPWAKADDMFYFIQSQIIIFDTNRMINHPAELVQTVPAMGRGSIFYHYIDARRRTPDRSDDFSAWLMAWGDGYNDLRLKIMSIDPYFSSLNEIKEKLSRIFTEYFLG, encoded by the coding sequence ATGCCAACAAAAAATGAACCCTTCAGGATCATGGATTGCGCGCTCGTGGGTATCTCTACTGGTTATAAGGCACAGAATCTCAGAGAGCTAAGGGATTGCCTTTCAAAGGCCCCCAAAAACAGCATATACAACCATTTTTGGGGAAGATTCCTGCAGCCACATTTTGACGAACCTGAGTATAATAACGACTTTGCCGCCTGGATATACAGGGGATTGCACGTAAAGGCCCTTGCTGAAAAGCTCAGCGTAATAGATCCCACGGATTACTCCGATATCGAAGCATTGAGACAGGAGCTTCTGGAGGTCATCGATGAATATCTGGATGAATCTGAATACGTGCCCTGGGCAAAGGCGGACGACATGTTTTATTTCATACAATCTCAAATAATCATCTTCGATACCAATCGCATGATAAATCATCCCGCTGAACTTGTTCAGACCGTACCTGCAATGGGGCGCGGAAGCATTTTTTATCACTATATAGATGCTAGGAGACGGACGCCGGACAGATCCGATGACTTCAGCGCCTGGCTCATGGCATGGGGCGATGGATATAACGATCTTAGGCTTAAGATAATGTCAATAGATCCATATTTCAGTTCATTAAATGAAATAAAAGAAAAATTAAGCAGGATCTTCACAGAATATTTTTTGGGGTAA
- a CDS encoding flagellar assembly protein A: MKDDLLKSPAYLADAISDTMLEVFVDESIQASFMTLPPVGMFDEAILAEAIRIVLKRFNIDMPGEIYEKIRSGAQEKFVFQVDTIIKGLPRFRTINVNCVVTARNLTITGEPPSNGEDGEAAIYFDYSFMPNAVSFKGDSAFDLKDLQYLPQTKGNELLLNIYGPTAGSPGLDVFGTPILPKPGKPFMLELGEGIVEKTCASQDKDRSCTAVYSLNHGIIFAEFKDKLRRPQNLTKISILNHIKILPLNLTPANIVDYPDEITSMADMFVQGDIRGPISIFVNGNLTVDGAIECKKIEASKIIKANFAKTEAKAGNLIDIAIVSNAILQAEKMIKITKEIVHSKITTRHLILQKEDKTEILCAYLQIIAEKIEMNGVSIRNIVEINLGKTIFNELRELNEKASKILALLENIIKDIREMIIILIEKIKLMITETDKQQKKILISLLDILIGMVKGYNSPFKVTEEVKNWIKIYGHQFYNITKKTMQLIPLLDGYNTAQTEFQTITNQKKDISNRLKNIKADIKGNIFTSGLIIIKCDDQELKFGCRPQIAKEQIDISLFYVPDKGLISSKDMS; encoded by the coding sequence ATGAAAGACGACTTGCTCAAATCTCCGGCATACCTTGCAGACGCCATCTCAGATACCATGCTTGAGGTATTTGTTGATGAAAGCATCCAGGCCTCGTTTATGACCCTTCCACCGGTCGGCATGTTCGATGAAGCCATATTGGCAGAAGCGATCAGGATCGTGTTGAAGAGATTCAACATAGACATGCCAGGGGAAATATATGAAAAAATAAGGTCAGGCGCCCAAGAAAAATTCGTCTTCCAGGTCGATACCATAATAAAAGGCCTGCCGCGCTTCAGAACGATAAATGTAAATTGCGTGGTGACGGCAAGAAATCTGACCATCACTGGCGAGCCGCCTTCAAACGGAGAGGATGGGGAGGCGGCTATCTATTTTGACTATAGTTTCATGCCAAATGCCGTATCTTTTAAAGGAGACAGCGCATTTGATTTAAAAGATCTTCAATATCTACCACAGACAAAAGGAAATGAACTGCTTCTCAATATCTATGGACCAACCGCTGGATCGCCAGGCCTGGACGTCTTCGGCACTCCTATACTGCCGAAACCAGGCAAACCGTTTATGCTGGAATTAGGTGAAGGTATCGTCGAAAAAACCTGTGCATCCCAAGATAAAGACCGTTCATGTACAGCAGTATATTCACTGAATCATGGCATTATATTTGCTGAATTTAAAGACAAATTAAGAAGACCTCAGAACCTAACCAAGATATCAATACTCAATCACATAAAAATCCTACCGCTCAATCTAACGCCAGCCAATATAGTAGATTATCCAGACGAAATAACATCAATGGCTGACATGTTTGTCCAAGGAGACATTCGCGGTCCAATTTCAATTTTTGTAAATGGCAATTTAACAGTTGATGGAGCAATAGAGTGCAAAAAAATAGAAGCATCTAAAATAATAAAGGCAAATTTTGCTAAAACTGAAGCAAAGGCAGGAAACTTAATAGATATAGCAATAGTTTCAAATGCAATCTTGCAAGCAGAAAAAATGATTAAAATTACAAAAGAAATTGTACATTCCAAAATTACTACAAGACATCTAATATTACAAAAAGAAGACAAAACAGAAATTCTATGTGCATATCTACAAATTATAGCAGAAAAAATTGAGATGAATGGTGTAAGTATAAGAAATATAGTAGAAATAAATCTAGGAAAGACTATTTTTAATGAACTGAGAGAATTAAATGAAAAAGCATCGAAAATTTTAGCTTTACTGGAAAATATAATAAAAGATATACGTGAAATGATAATTATACTGATTGAAAAAATCAAACTGATGATTACAGAAACAGACAAACAACAAAAAAAAATACTTATTTCACTATTAGATATTTTAATAGGAATGGTTAAAGGTTATAATTCTCCATTTAAGGTAACTGAAGAAGTTAAAAATTGGATTAAAATATATGGACATCAATTTTATAACATTACCAAAAAAACTATGCAACTAATTCCTCTATTGGATGGCTATAATACAGCACAGACTGAATTTCAAACTATCACTAATCAAAAAAAAGATATCTCAAATAGATTAAAAAATATCAAGGCTGATATAAAAGGTAATATATTTACATCTGGTCTCATTATAATCAAATGCGACGATCAAGAACTAAAATTCGGATGCAGGCCACAGATAGCTAAAGAGCAGATTGACATTTCTTTATTCTATGTGCCTGACAAAGGATTGATATCATCAAAAGATATGTCTTAA